Proteins from a genomic interval of Gavia stellata isolate bGavSte3 chromosome 13, bGavSte3.hap2, whole genome shotgun sequence:
- the FAM81A gene encoding protein FAM81A → MAQRSPIFPTLAPSERRVRNIPLHSQALTAVPLASASLVDQLEDRILSHEKTTAALVEHAFRIKEDIVSTLHRMQNKGGGDRLARQLLEEHIRNITAIVRQLNRDIEMLQEQIRVRDNLSYGTNSTLKSLEMRQLSGLGDLRGRVARCDAGLARLSAEHKITYERLQSLSKDQHTSKLILESKIKEAEIQISHLLSRVEQSIMQQEAKLKIAYKESNQQLHLLDMKLKNAIEELSSQILSARSWLEQEHERTEKELVQKIDQLSLTFKENTEMSERAIEVKFNQMAEKIDKIEEIQKITVEAHEAKQTEEKINIRIGKLQDEINEDIKEMKAEVNAGFAAIYESIGSLRQVLEAKMKLDRDELQKQIHQMKQEVPTWGETGP, encoded by the exons ATGGCCCAGCGAAGCCCAATCTTCCCAACTCTTGCCCCTTCTGAAAG ACGGGTTCGAAACATACCGCTGCATAGCCAGGCGTTGACAGCGGTCCCGTTGGCATCTGCAAGCCTGGTGGATCAGCTGGAAGACAGAATCCTAAGCCATGAGAAAACAACGGCGGCTCTTGTGGAACACGCTTTTCGCATTAAGGAGGACATTGTTTCCACTCTGCACAGAATGCAGAACAAAGGGGGGGGTGACCGGTTGGCTAGGCAACTCTTGGAAGAACATATCCGAAACATAACGGCAATAGTGAGGCAGCTTAATCGGGACATTGAG ATGCTGCAGGAACAGATTCGTGTCAGAGACAATCTCAGCTACGGAACAAATTCTACCCTGAAGAGTCTGGAAATGCGGCAGCTTTCTGGTTTAGGAGATCTTCGGGGAAGAGTTGCAAG GTGTGATGCTGGGTTAGCCAGACTGTCTGCAGAGCATAAAATTACGTATGAAAGACTTCAGAGCCTAAGTAAAGACCAACACACGTCCAAGCTGATCTTAGAATCTAAAATCAAAGAGGCAGAAATACAG ATTTCTCATCTTCTGAGCAGAGTAGAGCAATCAATAATGCAACAAGAAGCAAAGCTGAAGATTGCCTATAAGGAGAGCAACCAACAGCTCCACCTTCTGGATATGAA ATTAAAAAATGCTATTGAGGAGCTCAGCAGCCAGATTTTGTCTGCACGTAGCTGGTTGGAACAGGAGCAtgaaaggactgaaaaagaGCTTGTGCAAAAAATTGACCAACTCTCATTGACTTTTAAGGAAAACACT GAAATGAGTGAAAGAGCTATAGAGGTGAAATTCAACCAAATGGCAGAGAAAATTgacaaaatagaagaaatacagaagataaCCGTGGAAGCACATGAAGCAAAACAGActgaagaaaagataaatattcGCATTGGCAAACTTCAAGATGAGATAAATGAAGacataaaagaaatgaaagctgaagtTAATGCTG GATTTGCCGCTATCTATGAGAGCATTGGGTCCCTACGGCAAGTTCTAGAAGCGAAAATGAAGCTGGACAGAGATGAACTACAGAAGCAGATCCACCAAATGAAGCAGGAGGTTCCAACATGGGGAGAAACTGGACCATGA